GTTCCTACTCTGCTTCATTAGCTTTGTGGATTGGTAGTGAGAATTTAAAAACAAAGGCTATTGCTGTCTTTAGCCCAGGAGAATATTTAACAGGAATAAAATTAAAGCAAACTATAAAATCTATAAGTATTCCTGTATTTGCAACTTCTTCTAAGCGAGAAATTAAACCTGTAGAAAAACTATTGAGTCAAGTTAAACCAAACTTAATTACACAATTTAAGCCTAAGCTAAAGGGATACCATGGTTCTAAAGCTTTATGGAAAAAGAACGATGGTCATGAAAATTACTGGAATGCTTTTAAAGATTTTTTGTTAAAACAAAAGTAAGTTAAACAATGTCTAACACTCGCTCTAAAGCCATACCTCTTGAGGCTTTAATTAATAGTGTTGCATTCGTAATATTGAGTGTTGAAAAATGTTTTTTAAACGATTCATAAGAATTAAAAAGTTGAATTTTATCCTCATTAGCTCTACATTTATAAAAATTCTCTCCAATTAAATATGCTTTTGATATTGAAAGGTTACTTAACAAATCAACAATAAATTGATGCTCAGCTTCAGCAGTCTTTCCTAGTTCAAACATATCACCCAAAATTGCAATTTTATGAGAATCCGTTAAATTGGATAAATTCTCTAAAGCAACTTCCATACTACTCGGATTAGCATTATAGGCATCTAAAACAATTTTATTAGACCCTTTATGAATAATTTGAGAGCGATTATTACTAGGTACGTAATTCTCTATAGCCTTAATACTATCTTCACTTTTCACTTTAAAATAATGACCAATAGCTAATGCCGCCGAAATATTATTATAATTATAAGCCCCAATCAATTGGCTTTTTACAATTTCATTATCAAATTGAACATGAACAAACGGATTAGCTTCGACAAAACTAACAGAAACATTAGTATTTTCTCCACCAAATGTAACTTGGTTTATAGCAACTGATTTTTCTAACTGAATTGGGTCGTTAGCATTTACAAAAGCAGTTTTATTATGATTTTTCAAATAAGTGTACAATTCTGATTTACCTTCTATAACACCTTCGATACTACCAAATCCTTCTAAATGAGCTTTTCCAAAGTTCGTAATATAACCGTAATCAGGTTGGGCAATGTTGCATAAAAGTTCAATTTCTTTTAAATGATTCGCTCCCATTTCAACAATACCAATTTCAGTTTTTGGTGTCATTGAAAGTAATGTCAAAGGCACACCAATATGATTGTTTAAATTGCCCTCTGTGGCTGTTGTATTGTATTTCTCAGAAAGAACAGCATTAATCAATTCTTTAGTTGTGGTTTTACCGTTACTCCCTGTTAAACTAATAATCGGTATCCCTAGTTCATTTCTATGATAGGAAGCTAATGCCTGCATCGTTTTCAAAACATCATTCACTAAAATAATAGTTGGTTTTGTTTGATATGCAGCTTCATCTACAACCGCAAAAGCTGCTCCTTTTTTTAAAGCATCTTCAGCAAATTTATTACCATTAAAATTATCACCTTTTAATCCAAAAAAAACACAACCTTTTTCCACTTTTCTAGTATCTGTAGAAACTTGATAGGACTGTTTATAAATTTTATAGAGTTCTGAAATATTCATGTGTCAATGTATATTAATTTTATAGTCAGATGGAATACCTTAATTATCACTTTGACTGTTTACCGAATTTTAACCTTGGCATTTCAGAGGTTAAAACTAAAAAAAAACTCAATACAAAATGTATTGAGTTTTAATTATTTATTCTATAGCAAGACTTATCTTTGTGGTTCCTTACGTCTTCTTTTATAAGACATTGCTCCTAATTTGTCAGTTGCACATCTAAATCCGATATAATTTGTAGCCATATATTCTGGCAAATATCTACGTTGAGCTGGGTCTAACCAATAAGCTCTATCTTTCCATGAACCTCCTTTATAAACTCTAGCTTGATCACTAATTAAAGTGTTTCTAGTTTTTGTATCATATTGTTGAATGATCAAACCACTTTCTCCAATTTGTTTTGGTGTTTTAGGTGAATTATACATTCTTGGTTGATTTTCCATATCTTCCTCATCTTGATAGTAATTTTTAGTTGAAGCCATATCTCCATCACCAATAGCAATATTATCAGCTTTTTCATAATTAGGTCTCATAAAAGCATCACGCTTCGTAATTGGTACATATTTAATACTACCTGGTAAATCTTTAGGTACAATTTTACCATTATCCAACGTATCAAACTCTATGCTGTTATAATCAACAACAACTACCTTACCTTCTTCATCAATTAAAGGTTTTTTAAATACATTTCCTCTAAAATAGTTAAAGTCATTTGCATCGTTATCTATAATTGGTCTATAAACATCAGCTACCCATTCTGCAACATTACCAGACATATCATACAGTCCAAATGCATTAGAATCATAAGATTTCACTCTAATTGTGATGTCAGCACCATCATTACTCCATCCTGCTAAACCACTATAATCACCTTTACCTTGTTTAAAGTTGGCTAATTGGTCACCACCTCTTCTTCTTGAATCATCTCTAGTTGTTGAACCATTCCAAGAATATTTTTTTCTTCCTCTAATAGTATTGTATTCTCTATTTTCAATTTCAGCTTTTGCAGCATACTCCCATTCAGCTTCAGTAGGCAATCTAAAACGTTGTGTTAACATACCATCAGACGTTTTAACGTGACGACCTGTAAAACCTTGATCAGATTTTTTAGACTTTCTATCTTTTCTTGATAATTTTTCACCATCATCTCCGGAAGCATCATCAGCATTTTTCGCTGCTTTTCTTTCTTTTTTACTTTGTTTCTTTACTTGGGCATTTGGATCATATAAACCTTTTCCATAAATATCTTCGTTACCATCAAATAACAAATCAGGATTTGCTAAATACGTACCTGTATCAAATCTATTTTTACCTTCTACAGTTACAGAATCCATATCAAATAAAGACTTAAGTACACCTTTATCCATTAATATTTTTTCATTAACCCTATCGGTTCTCCATTTACAGTATTCAGTAGCTTGTAACCAAGACACACCTACAACTGGATAATCAGAATATGATGGGTGACGTAAATATGCTTCAGATAATAACTCATTAAAACCAAGAGCATCTCTCCATACTAATGTATCTGGTAATGCAGATTGATAAATTTTTCTATAACTATCATCTGATGGAGGATATACTTTCTCTAAATATTGTAAATAAAACAAATATTCTAAGTTTGTAACCTCAGCTTCATCCATATAGAATGAACGTACTTGTTGTTTTGTTGGTGTCGTGTTCCAATCGAACATTACATCATCAGTTACACTACCCATGGTAAATGTACCTCCTTCTATTAGTACCATTCCTGGTGGAACTTTTTGACCAGCATAGTTTGTATTAGCTGTAAAACCACCATAAGTTGGATCGTTAAATTTCCAACCTGTAAGTTCAGAATGTGTTCTGGACTTTTTACCACAACTTATTAAAGTAGCAGCTACTAATACTGTTAACAAAACTTTGTTTCCGATATACCTTCTCATATTTAAACTTCTTAATTTATTCTTTTAGAGTTGAATCATTCGGCATTAGGGGTGTATTTTTTTGACACATTATGCCTGTTAATGCTAGTATAACGATAGTTTTATTTCTTTATTATATGTTGTGTTATAAAAAATGATATTAATTCTATTTAAATTTGCAAGCATTTAAAACAAACCGTCCAAACAAGCTCTATACTGTTTAGATTTGATATATGCTCAATATAAAATAAGTATGATTATCTTGCGAGACATTTAATTTATATATGAAGTCATTTCATTTGAAAAAGTTGTTTAGATCATTAGTACACCTATTATATATAGTCCCTTTCCTTGTTTCCTCTCAAAACAATGGTAGAAACGTTGTATCTAATACAAAATCTTATTCAACCGTTAAAAACGCTGTTTTATCTGAAGGTACCTGGTACAAGTTCTCAATTGATACTACTGGTATTTTTAAAATAGATAAACAGTTTTTACAAAACTTAGGGGTAAAAACAGACGATATAAATCCTAGAAACATCAGAATTTTTGGAAATGGCGGACAATTACTACCTCAAAAAAATGCTGATTTCAGATATGATGGATTACAAGAAAATGCAATTTTTGTAAATGGTGAAGAAGATAATAGTTTTGATACTAATGATTATATCCTCTTTTATGGTATAGGGCCACATGGTTGGAATATTATTCCATCACAACCTTCCCAATCTAAACACATTAATAATATATATAGCGATAATGCTTATTATTTCTTAACTGTAGATAATGGTTTGGGTAAACGAATTTCTACCGCTCCTGATATTTTAGCAACCGCCACAGAAACAATAACTACATATAATGATTATGATTTTATTGAAAACGATAAGACAAATTTATTTGCAAATGGACAACAATGGTTTGGTAAAGAGTTAAGTTTTGAAAATACTACAACGAAAGTATTTCAATTTGAGAACTTAGACGTTTCACAATCTATTACCATAAGAGTAAGAGGTGTAGCCATATCTTCAACATCATCTTCATTTGATGTAAAAGTGAATGGTCAAAACTTGATGAATATTAGTTTACCAGCAATTCCCTCAACATCAGGTAATTTAACACTTGCCATTCCACGTGAAAGTTCACAGAGTACATCTGTGAGCACCTCAACTATAGCAGTTGAAATTACTTACAATAATAATGGTAACCCTTCGGCTAAAGCCTATTTAGATTATGTAGAACTAATAGGTGTTAAAAAGCTAACTGCAAATGGCAAACAATTCTCCTTTAGAAATTTTGACTCTCAGTCAAATTCTACGCTCTTTAATTATCAAATAGAAAACAATACGAATATTGATCAAGTCTGGAATGTTACAGACGGTATCAATCCAAAAATTATCACCAATCAATCCAATTCAAATCAATTTAGTTTTAAATCGTTTGGAGGTTCATTACAAGAATTTATCGTACTGAACGAAAATGATTATTACAAACCAAAAATTATTGAGCAGACCAAAATTCCTAATCAAAATTTACAGGCCTTAAAAGATATAGATTATGTAATTATCACTCAAGATTTTTTAATGAATGAAGCAGAACGATTAGCTACATACCATAGAGAGAATTCTAACTTAGTGGTTCAAGTAATTAATTTAAACCATATATATAATGAATTTGGTTCTGGCTCACCTGATTTAACGGCTATTCGCGATTTTATAAGACATTTGTATCTAAATGCATCTAGTGATGAAACCAGAATAAAGTATGTCTGTTTATTTGGCGATGCTTCTTATGATTTTAAGGATCGGATTAACGATAACAATAATATTGTACCTTCTTTTCAATCTTTAGAAAGTTTTGATTTAGCACGTTCTTATGTTACGGATGATTATTATGGTATGATGGATGATGATGAAGGTGAACTAAGTAATGCTGATAATCAAGATGTTGCTACTGGAAGGTTTCCTATATCGACGGTAAGTGAAGCCAAATCTACAGTTGATAAAACCTTAAATTATTATAACACAGAATCTTTTGGAGACTGGCGTAATAGAATCACTTTGGTAGCTGATGATCCTGATGTGGCTAGCGAGTTTATACTTCAAGAAACCGTAGAAAAATTAGCCGATACGCTTAAAAACAGGCGGCCTATTTATAATTTGTCAAAAATTTATGCTGATGCCTATGTACAGGAAACTTCTGCCGGTGGCGAACGCTATCCTGATGTAAACGAAGCCATCAATAACGCTGTTGAAACAGGTTCTTTAGTCATAAATTATTTCGGACATGGTGGGGAAGATGGTTGGGCTAACGAGCGTATTTTAGAAAACTCAGCTATAAATGATTGGAACAACCTCAACAAGTTACCGCTATTTATAACTGTTACGTGTGAGTTTTCTAAATTTGACAACCCACTTAGACCTACTGCTGGCGAATTTGTTTTCTTAAATCCTTACGGAGGTGCCACAAGTTTAATAACGACAACGCGTGAAATTTTTATTAGTGTTGGGCAACGTTTTAACGACATACTCACCAAAAAACTTTTTGGATTCAACGGAGAAGATTATACTATTGCTGAAGCTCTGATGGCCATGAAAAATGACCCAACGTCTCCAAATACCACGCAACGTCTATTTGTTTTTTATTTAGGTGATCCTGCTATGAAACTTGCTCGTCCAAAACCAAGTATTGAGCTTACTAAATTAAACGGACAAAACATTACCTCAGCAACTGATACGCTAAAAGCTTTATCTAAAATCAGTTTAGAAGGAATTGTAAAAGATGCTCTCGGAAATGATTTAACTGATTTTAATGGTGAGTTGTCAGCAACCATTTATGACAAATCGGTAGACAGAATTACATTAGATAACAATAATTTTGGAAATAAACTATCTTTTGATGCTATTGAAAGTAAAATTTTTAGAGGAAGAGCTTCCATAAAAAATGGTGTTTTTAATTTTGATTTTATTGTACCAAAAGACATTAGAATAGCGTACGGAAAATCAAAAATCAGTTTATACGCCAACAATGACGCTATTGATAAAGGTGGTGTAAATCAAGAAGTTATTATTGGTGGGATTGATGAAAATGCACCTGAAGATAATGTTGGACCTATCATTCAACTTTTTATGGATGATGAGTCTTTTGCAGATGGAGGTAACACAAGTGAATCTCCAAATTTAATTGCCATTTTAGAAGATAGCTCAGGTATCAATACTTCAATTACTGCAGTTGACCATGATATTGTTGCCGTTTTAGATGGTGATCAGGCCAATCCATACATCTTAAATGATTTTTATGAAACAGAATTGGACGACTATACTACAGGAAAAGTGAAGTTCCCTTTTCGAAATTTAGAACCGGGTTTACATACACTAAATTTTAAAGTTTGGGATACATACAATAATTCATCAGAAGCAACGTTAAATTTTGTTGTAGTAGATAACAGCGATTTGGTATTGAGTAATGTTCTTAATTATCCTAATCCTTTTATAAATTATACAGAGTTTTGGTTTAATCACAATAAACCAAATGAACCGTTAGAGGTTCAAGTTCAGATATTTACAGTTTCTGGTAAACTAATTAAAACAATTAACCAAAACGTACAGTCTGAAAATCTATCACGTTCCATATCATGGAATGGTTTAGATGACTTTGGTAATAAAATTGGAAAAGGGGTTTACATTTATAAACTCAATGTTAAATCGACATTAACAAATACTAAAAACGAAAAATTTGAAAAACTTGTCATTTTACAGTAAAATCAAAATGTTCAAAATCCCTAACTTAACTATTCTGATGAAAAACTCATTTTTACTACTTATAGCATTTTTATGCTTACAAGTAGCTAACGCACAAGACGAACCAAATCCGATAACCACGGCCGCTCCATTTTTAACAATTGTACCAGACGCTCGTGCTGGAGGTATGGGTGATATTGGTGTAGCCACAAAACCTGATGCCAACTCTCAACATCATAACCCAGCAAAATTTGCTTTTTCAGATACTCAGTTCGCGGTAGGTGTAAATTACACCCCTTGGTTACGTAACTTAACGAACGATGTCTTTGTAAGTAGTTTAACTTTTTCAAATAAAATCAATGAACAAAGTGCCTGGGGTGCCAGTTTAAAATACTTTTCTCTTGGAACCATAGATTTAACAGATACAGGTGGAAACCCAATAGGTACTGAAAACCCTAACGAATTATCTTTTGATGGTTCATACTCTTTAAAACTAAACGAAACTTTCGCGTTGGCTGTTGGTGTACGATACATCCGTTCTGATTACGCTTTAAAGGTTGAAAATTCTGACCTAAAAACTGTAAATACTTTTGCCGTTGATGTTGCTGGTTATTATCAATCTCCAGAAAAAAATTACGGTAATTTTAATGGTATTTGGCGAGGTGGATTCAATCTTTCTAACATTGGTCCTAAAGTCACTTTATCTGATGGAGGAAGAGAAAGTTTTATACCAACCAATTTAAAATTAGGTGGTGGATTTGAATTTATCTTAGATGATATGAACTCCGTAACGACCAACCTTGAATTTAATAAATTATTAGTACCTACTCCTCCAATTAGAGATTCTTCAACAGGAGAAATTCTTGAAGGAAAAGATGATGATGTTAGCTTTTTAAGTGGTATGTTCAGTTCTTTTGGCGATGCTCCAAACGGATTTAGTGAAGAACTTAAAGAATTTACTTGGGCATTGGGTGCTGAATACATGTATGATAATACATTGGGACTTCGTCTTGGATATTTTAACGAAAATGAATTGAAAGGAGCTCGTAAATATTTTACATTAGGAGCCGGATTTAAATTTAAAAGTTTAAATTTAGATATGTCCTACTTGATCAACTCATCAGATGTTAATAATCCTTTAGAAAATACATTACGTTTTTCTTTGACTTTCAATTTCGGTGACATATTTGATTATTAAGATTCATATTAAATAATATAATTTCAAAAATCATTTTAGTATTTTAGCTAAAATGATTTTTTTATTTCAATTCTTATTTAAAAGTCCCGATAATGAAATTTAAAGAGGTGATTTTAAGTAATAATTGGTATCATCCCCAAAGTGTAGCTTTTTATGCAAAAAATACAAAGTAAAATAGAATATCTATTATTCGAAAATATTGATGAACTCGATGCCAATGCTCGTAATTTAATGAACGAAGCCATAAAAGCTCGTGAGAAAGCGTATGCCCCATATTCCAATTTTAATGTCGGTGCTGCTATCTTACTTGACAATAATGAGATAGTGCTAGGTAACAATCAAGAAAATGCTGCTTTCCCTTCTGGCTTGTGTGCAGAACGCGTTGCTATTTATAATGCAGGTGCCAATTACCCGGAATGTACAATTTTAGCTATTGCCATTTCAGCAAGTTCATCGAAACATAAAGTAACCAACCCTGTTGGCCCTTGTGGGGCTTGCAGACAAAGTATTGCAGAATACGAGCATAAACAAAAGCAAGCCATAGAAATTTATTTTATGGGAGAAGAAGGAAAAGTTGTTAAGGTAAATGCTTTAAAAGATTTATTACCTTTTGGTTTTGACAGTAGCTTTTTATAATTAATTTTCTTTTATTAGATAAACGATTAAGTGCTCCATCTTATGCAAGATATTAAAACTAGAGAAGACATCCATTTTATAATTACTGAGCTATACAAGAAATTGTTATCAGATGATATTGTTAAGCATTTCTTTGAAGATGTAATTAATGAGAATCATTTAGAAGAACACCTCAATATTGTAACTGATTTTTGGAATGGAATTTTATTTAGTGCCACTGATTACCAAAGAAATGCCATGCAACCTCATTTAATTCTCCATGAACGTAAGCCTTTTAAGCATGAACACTTTAAAAGGTGGTTATTACATTTCACTTCGTCTATTGACGACAACTTTAAAGGCGAAAAATCAGAAATGGCCAAGACAAGAGCCTTGTCAATTGCTACCGTTATGGAAATTAAAATGAGCAGTCATTCTTAAAATATTCTTTTTAAAATTTAATTACTAAGCTTAAAATAATTAATTTAGCCGTTGGTTGTAATTCAGCACCCTAGACCCTTTTTTATATGAAGTCAGTTATCACTGGAAACGGTAGTTTCATCCCCTCAGTTACTATAAAAAATAGCGATTTTATTGAAAGTCAGTTTTATGATGACAATAAAGAACTTTTTACTACATCGAATGAAGTAATCATAGAAAAATTTAAATCTATTACAGGCATCGGAGAAAGACGTTATGTAAAAGATAATTTAAACTCTTCAGACATTGCGACAATTGCTGCAGAGAGAGCTATAGAAGACTCTGGTATTGATGCTGAAGAATTAGATTACATTATAGTCGCTCAAAATTTTGGTGACGTTAAAAAAGGAAGTGTTCAAACAGACATTTTACCTAGTTTAGCGGCTAGAGTTAAGCATAATTTAAAAATAAAAAACTCCAATTGTGTAGCTTATGACATTATATTCGGTTGCCCAGGATGGCTACAAGGTGTCATACAAGCTCATATTTATATAAAATCTGGCGAAGCACAAAAATGTTTGGTTATTGGTTCTGAAACCTTATCAAGGGTAATTGACAATCACGATAGAGATTCAATGATTTTTGCTGATGGTGCCGGTGCCTGTGTAATGGAAGCCAAAGAAGAAAATAGCGATAACGGAATTTTAAGTTATGCTGCACTATCTGATACTATTGAAGAATCTAATTATCTTTATTTCGGAGAGTCAAATAAACCCAATACCAATGAGGGTGTTCGGTATATAAAAATGTTGGGACGAAAAATTTATGAATACTCCCTAAACAATGTGCCTTTAGCCATGAAAAACGCTTTAGATAAAAGCGGAGTCCCTATTGAAGAGGTTAAAAAAATATTTATACATCAAGCCAATGAAAAAATGGATGAAGCTATCATCAAACGTTTTTTTAGGTTGTATAAATCTCAAGTTCCAGAAAATGTTATGCCTATGAACATTCATAAATTAGGTAATAGTTCTGTGGCTACTATTCCTACCCTACTCGATTTGGTATTAAAAGGAAAAATAGAAAATCATAACCTAAACAAAGGAGATGTAATTATTTTAGCATCCGTAGGTGCTGGTATGAACATTAATGCCGTAGTGTATAGGTATTAGACCATAAACCCTTATCATTAGTTTTATCATATAAAAAACAAGAGATAATTATCTCGTTGCTGTTCTCCCTATATCAAACACTGATCTCTTATTAAAAAGTTTCAACAATAGTTGAACCAACTAAGCTTAATCTTCTAAAACTTCTTGTACTACTTTACCTGAAGTGGCATTAGGAAATGTAATTTCCAACAAAGTTGAGATTGTTGGAGCTATATCCGTAATATTTACGAGACTTTTACTTGATCCTTGCTTAATACCTTTACCATAAAAAATGATAGGCACATGCGTATCGTAATTATAACCTGAACCATGTGTAGAACCTGTTTTTGAATAGCTTATTGTAGCTGGGTTTGGCACTAATAATACATCCCCTGAAAATTTCTGATTGTATCCGTTTTGTAAAAAGTGCATTATACCCCCAGTAAAATTGGCAGTTTGCATGGTACGAGACGTTACTGCTCTTGAAATACCTTTATAATTAATAACTTCATCTGCTAAGCTTTGAGCCACTTCATTCGCCTCTAATTTCAACTCTTTAATTTTACTTTTGTTTAAAAAGATTTGAAAATTAGAGATGTCTTCAATCAAATCATCAGATTTATACTTCTCTAAAAGAAAGGCATTTGCTTTCTTTTTAAAATCTTTATTATCAAAATAACCTGAAGGTATTTTTAACGTCTTTAAATAGGAAGGTACTTGCACAGCAGCATGGTCTGCAGTTAAAAATAAGGTGTAATTACCTTTACCTACCTTTTCGTCTAAAAACTTAAAAAATGAAGCCAACTCTTTATCCAATCTTAAATACGTATCTTCAATTTCTTTGGAATCAACCCCAAATTTATGCCCCACATAATCGGTACTTGAAAAACTAACTGCTAAAAAGTCAGTTACATTTTGTGTTTGACCTAAATTCTCGCCAATTATAGCTGCCTCAGCAAAATCTTTTACAATAGTATTACCGTAAGGCACAGCCTTTAAAAGATCGTAATAGCCATTATTCTTCTTCAGTTTTTTTAAATCATAAGGAAATGTTGGTGTTTTTTTCCCTTTAAATAATCCTTCAAACTTATTATCATCGGCAATACTTTCTGTGTATGTATTAATATCGTACAGTGTATTCCAAGTGGAATTTAAATATTTTTTAGCATTGCCATTCTTATTAAACTCTTGAACCCATTTCGGTAATTTATCCATATAATAAGAACTGGTAATAAACTTACCTTCTTTTTTTCCTTGAAACCAATAAGATCCATCCGCTGCATGACCTGCTGGTAAAATAGCTGATCTATCTTTTATACTTAACCCTATGACTTTACCTCTCTTATTTTGTGCCATTTTAAGCTCATCACCTATTGTGGTAGCTAACATTCTTCGTGGTGACTTTTTACCTCCATCGTCTGCTCCAACACTCTTATAATCAACATCATCTACACAATAAATAGATTTTTTAGCGAACTTATCATACCAATTGTTACCAATTATACCGTGATAACTTGGTGTAGTACCTGTATATATAGAAGTATGGCCAACAGCTGTATAGGTAGGAATGTAATTATAATGCCCATTTTCACAGCTAAACCCACCATCAATTATTCTTTTAAAACCATCATTCCCATATCTATTGTAAAACCGTGTTAAATAGTCATAACGCATTTGATCAACTACAATACCAACAACCAATTTTGGGCGTTGCATTTCGATTGCAGTATGACTGAACGCTGGTTCATTTACAACAGAATTTTGAGCGAAACTAGAAGTGAATAAAACTAAGGTGAGAACAAAAGATAATAAATTTTTCATCAGTGATATTTTATATTAAAATCAAAATTAGGGCTTTTTTTACATTTAATATTATATTTTTGATATTTGAAAATTAAATTAATGTTAATTCATTTCCAATAACAGAAACCTATAATTTGATCAACTATTTTAAATATATTGGCAAGTATTTTATTATGCTTAAAGAGGTTTTTAAAAGACCTCAAAAAGGATCTATTTTTAGAGAATCCATTTTTAAAGAAATTGAAGATTTGGGTATTAACTCCATAGGAATAGTTGCTTTTATTTCCTTTTTTGTTGGTGGTGTTGTGGTTATTCAAACCGCTTTAAATTTGGACAATCCCATTACACCAAAATATTTAATTGGATATGCATCTAGAGAATCGTTAATATTAGAATTTTCACCAACACTTATTTCAATTATTTTAGCAGGAAAAGTAGGCTCGTACATTACTTCTAGTATTGGTACTATGCGAGTTACAGAACAGATTGATGCTCTAGAAGTAATGGGTATCAATTCATTAAATTATTTAGTGCTCCCAAAAATTATTGCTAACGTTTTCTTTTATCCGTTCGTGATTATTATTAGTATTTGGCTTGGTATTTTTGGAGGATGGGTTGCTGGAAATTTAACAGGATTAGTAAGCTCAGCTGATTACATAATGGGTATTAGAAGTGAATTTGAACCTTTTCACTTGGTCTATTCTATGATTAAGACTTCTGTATTTGCTTTTGTTATTGCTACAATACCGGCGTATCAAGGCTTTTATGTTAAAGGAGGAGCTATTGAAGTGGGTAATGCCAGTACACGTGCCGTAGTATGGACAAGTATTGTAATAATCGTATTGAATTACTTTTTAACTCAAATGCTTTTAGGAAAATGATTGAAGTAAGAAATTTAAATAAGGAGTTTGACGGGGTTCAAGTATTGAAGGGTATTGATGCCACTTTCGAAAATGGAAAAACGAGCTTGGTTATCGGTACTAGTGGATCAGGAAAAACCGTATTCTTAAAATGTCTGCTGGGTTTGATTCAACCTGAGAAAGGTGATATTATTTATGATGGTCAGATCTATAATGAAATGAGCGGTGATGAAAAACGTGATTTAAAAAAGGATATTGGTATGGTCTTTCAAGGAAGTGCCTTATTTGACAGTTCTACTGTTGAAGAAAATGTAATGTTTCCTTTAAAGA
The nucleotide sequence above comes from Aureibaculum algae. Encoded proteins:
- a CDS encoding UDP-N-acetylmuramoyl-tripeptide--D-alanyl-D-alanine ligase — encoded protein: MNISELYKIYKQSYQVSTDTRKVEKGCVFFGLKGDNFNGNKFAEDALKKGAAFAVVDEAAYQTKPTIILVNDVLKTMQALASYHRNELGIPIISLTGSNGKTTTKELINAVLSEKYNTTATEGNLNNHIGVPLTLLSMTPKTEIGIVEMGANHLKEIELLCNIAQPDYGYITNFGKAHLEGFGSIEGVIEGKSELYTYLKNHNKTAFVNANDPIQLEKSVAINQVTFGGENTNVSVSFVEANPFVHVQFDNEIVKSQLIGAYNYNNISAALAIGHYFKVKSEDSIKAIENYVPSNNRSQIIHKGSNKIVLDAYNANPSSMEVALENLSNLTDSHKIAILGDMFELGKTAEAEHQFIVDLLSNLSISKAYLIGENFYKCRANEDKIQLFNSYESFKKHFSTLNITNATLLIKASRGMALERVLDIV
- the gldJ gene encoding gliding motility lipoprotein GldJ; this encodes MRRYIGNKVLLTVLVAATLISCGKKSRTHSELTGWKFNDPTYGGFTANTNYAGQKVPPGMVLIEGGTFTMGSVTDDVMFDWNTTPTKQQVRSFYMDEAEVTNLEYLFYLQYLEKVYPPSDDSYRKIYQSALPDTLVWRDALGFNELLSEAYLRHPSYSDYPVVGVSWLQATEYCKWRTDRVNEKILMDKGVLKSLFDMDSVTVEGKNRFDTGTYLANPDLLFDGNEDIYGKGLYDPNAQVKKQSKKERKAAKNADDASGDDGEKLSRKDRKSKKSDQGFTGRHVKTSDGMLTQRFRLPTEAEWEYAAKAEIENREYNTIRGRKKYSWNGSTTRDDSRRRGGDQLANFKQGKGDYSGLAGWSNDGADITIRVKSYDSNAFGLYDMSGNVAEWVADVYRPIIDNDANDFNYFRGNVFKKPLIDEEGKVVVVDYNSIEFDTLDNGKIVPKDLPGSIKYVPITKRDAFMRPNYEKADNIAIGDGDMASTKNYYQDEEDMENQPRMYNSPKTPKQIGESGLIIQQYDTKTRNTLISDQARVYKGGSWKDRAYWLDPAQRRYLPEYMATNYIGFRCATDKLGAMSYKRRRKEPQR
- the porU gene encoding type IX secretion system sortase PorU — protein: MKSFHLKKLFRSLVHLLYIVPFLVSSQNNGRNVVSNTKSYSTVKNAVLSEGTWYKFSIDTTGIFKIDKQFLQNLGVKTDDINPRNIRIFGNGGQLLPQKNADFRYDGLQENAIFVNGEEDNSFDTNDYILFYGIGPHGWNIIPSQPSQSKHINNIYSDNAYYFLTVDNGLGKRISTAPDILATATETITTYNDYDFIENDKTNLFANGQQWFGKELSFENTTTKVFQFENLDVSQSITIRVRGVAISSTSSSFDVKVNGQNLMNISLPAIPSTSGNLTLAIPRESSQSTSVSTSTIAVEITYNNNGNPSAKAYLDYVELIGVKKLTANGKQFSFRNFDSQSNSTLFNYQIENNTNIDQVWNVTDGINPKIITNQSNSNQFSFKSFGGSLQEFIVLNENDYYKPKIIEQTKIPNQNLQALKDIDYVIITQDFLMNEAERLATYHRENSNLVVQVINLNHIYNEFGSGSPDLTAIRDFIRHLYLNASSDETRIKYVCLFGDASYDFKDRINDNNNIVPSFQSLESFDLARSYVTDDYYGMMDDDEGELSNADNQDVATGRFPISTVSEAKSTVDKTLNYYNTESFGDWRNRITLVADDPDVASEFILQETVEKLADTLKNRRPIYNLSKIYADAYVQETSAGGERYPDVNEAINNAVETGSLVINYFGHGGEDGWANERILENSAINDWNNLNKLPLFITVTCEFSKFDNPLRPTAGEFVFLNPYGGATSLITTTREIFISVGQRFNDILTKKLFGFNGEDYTIAEALMAMKNDPTSPNTTQRLFVFYLGDPAMKLARPKPSIELTKLNGQNITSATDTLKALSKISLEGIVKDALGNDLTDFNGELSATIYDKSVDRITLDNNNFGNKLSFDAIESKIFRGRASIKNGVFNFDFIVPKDIRIAYGKSKISLYANNDAIDKGGVNQEVIIGGIDENAPEDNVGPIIQLFMDDESFADGGNTSESPNLIAILEDSSGINTSITAVDHDIVAVLDGDQANPYILNDFYETELDDYTTGKVKFPFRNLEPGLHTLNFKVWDTYNNSSEATLNFVVVDNSDLVLSNVLNYPNPFINYTEFWFNHNKPNEPLEVQVQIFTVSGKLIKTINQNVQSENLSRSISWNGLDDFGNKIGKGVYIYKLNVKSTLTNTKNEKFEKLVILQ